Below is a window of Mycoplasmopsis anatis DNA.
AAATATGACTTCCATCTTTTTGCACTACAGTTAATAAATCATAAATTTCATTTGCATAAAGAAAGTCTAAATAAAACATCTCAGATTGAATATTATTTCCAATATTTACTTTTTTATTAATATTTGATAAATTATCTTCAGTAGCTTCATATACTTGTGAGTACACAGGAACATTTAATGCAACTAAATCTGGATCATCTTGATTAACATTAAATTGTAATTTTATAGCCGAATAATCAATATTAGTTGAATTAGTGTATTTAACTGCATCTCAAAGAAGTGAATTTAATGTTTCAGATTTTTCATTTTCAGAAACTGCTTTTTTAAATTTCTCTACGCTTTCATAACCTTTAATGTAATCTTTAATCCTAATTTTACTAATTGAACCTGAATGAGGGTAGAATTTGTAGTAATTAGTATTTTCAACTTTTTCTAACTTTTTAAATCCGTCAACTTTATATAAATGTTCAAATCTTTTTATTTTGCTTTGATCAAGTTTGTTTTCGTTGTAGAGTTTTTGATCTTCTTTATCAATTAGAACAATTTTCAAGAATAATTCACCCGTAAAGTCATTTGCATAACTATAAAAAGTTACGTTATAATCAAAAAATAATTCATTGATATTTTTAAGGTTTTTAGTAATTAATGAATAATTTTTGTTAACAAAATCATTAATATCTTTTAACTTAAATTGATTTTCTCAGTATTCTTTGTAGTTTAATTCATAATATGTTGATACATCATTTTTGAATAATCTTGGATATGAATTAACAAATTCGCTAGCATATTTAGTTTTTGTTATTTCATCTTTTACGCTCAATTTTAAATCAGCTAAATTAAAAGTTAATCCAGTAGTTTTAATTGGGACAATATTTTTATTTTTTAAAATATTTTCTTGTTGTATTGCTTTAATAGATAATAAAGTTGCAGAAGCACTAACTGTAGATAATAAAACTGTACCAAGAATTATATTTTTGAATTTAGTTTTCATTTTATTCCCCTTTAAAAATTTGTTCGATTTTTTCTTTTAATTTATCTATATTAGTTTTTTTTAGTGTTGAAACTAGTAAATAGTCAAATTCAAATCATTCACTTTCAATCTCTTTTATTAGTTTTAAAAGTTTAGATTTTTCACTTTGATTTAGCTTATCTAATTTAGTAAAAATAAAACTTATTGGTTTTTGTAAATTTTTAAGATAACTAATAACTTGAGCATCAATCTCAGTGATTCCTCTACGAGAGTCTAGAAGAAGAAAAATGTGTTTTAAATTAGTTGAATTTTCAAGATATTCTTGAATCATCAGATTCATTTTTTGATTATCTCTAGTACTCATTTTAGCATAACCATAACCTGGTAAATCAACAATTACTTTATTCTCATCAGTAAAATAATTTAATAATTGGGTTCTCCCAGGTGTTTTACTAACTCTAGCTAAATTAGTAATGTTTGTTAAACTATTAATTAAACTACTTTTGCCAACATTTGAGCGACCTCAAAAGCATATTTCTATACCTGAATGAACTAATCAATTTGATTTATTAGAACTACTTTTAACAAATTTAAACATTTTTTAATTTCTCCTTATGTCTTTCAAGTGTTGAACTGTAGTTAATGTCCTCATAATTAGGCATAATTAAAATTGTTTCAAGTTCATTGTTTAAGGTTTTATTACCCGCAGCTAGTTCAAGTTCATAATTAAAATCAGTATTGTTTCTAGCACTTCTGATTATAAAATTTACGTTGAGTTCTTTAGCAATATCTGCAATGAATCCATTTTTATTTATTAAAACTTTAACATTTGTTAAACTTTTGACTTTGTCTTTTACATCATTATATCTCTCTAAGATATCAGATTGATTTGTTTTATCCGGATTTATTGAAACTATTATAAAAATAGCATCAAAAATTTTTAATGCTTTTTTTAATATTTCCATATGTCCTTTATGCCAAGGATCAAAGGAACCGGGATAAATCGCATATTTTTTATTCATATAATTTAACTGCATCACGTGCAATTACTAATTCTTCATTAGTTCTAATTACATAAACTGGAATTTCAGAATCTGGAGTTGAAATTAATTCAAATTCGTTAATATCTCCATTATTCTTAGATGAATCAAGTTTAATGTGTCTAAAGTTAATTTTGTTAATAACTTCTTCTCTAAATTTTGCACTATTTTCACCTACACCAGCTGTAAATACTAAAGCATCGACTTTTGGACCGATTTTATTAAAGTAAATTGATGTATAATCAACGATTTTTTGAATGTATAGTTCAAGTGCAAAAAGTGCACGTTCATCACCATTTTCAGCAGCATTTCTAACATCACGCATATCACTTGAAATTCCGGAAACACCAAGAAGTCCAGATTGTTTATTTAAGATGTTTGTAAACTCACTAATACTAATGTTCATTTCTTTCATTAAGAATTCATGAATTGAAGGGTCGATATCACCACTTCTAGTTCCCATCATTATTCCAGCAAGTGGAGTTAATCCCATTGATGTATCAAAAGATTTAGAATCTTTAACTGCACATAATGAGGCTCCATTACCAATGTGTAAATTAACAAAATTAACTGACTTCTTGCCTAAAATATCTTGAAGTTTCTCTGTAATATATCTATGTGAAATTCCGTGAGCACCATATTTTTTTATACCGTATTTTTCACTAATTTCACGTGGAATTGGGTATGTTGAGTTTACTTTGTTAATTGTAGTGTGAAAAGCTGTATCAAAATTTGCACTAGCTTTAGCATGTGGAATAACTTCATTAAAGGCTCTAATAGCTTGGATTGCTCCTGGGTTATGAAGAGGTGCATAAATTGAAACTTGGTCAATTAATTGAATTTCTTTTTCAGTTAATTTTGAAGCTTTGTCAAAGTATGGGCCACCTTGAACTATTCTGTATCCAATATATTCGATTTCTTTTACATCTTTAATTATTTTTAACTCATTAAGCATCTCTAAAATGTGTTTTGCAGCAACACGGTGATTTGGTAAAGCTAATTCTTTTTCGTGTTTACCATTAAATTTGATTGTGATATTACCCATAGGAAGTGTAATTCTTTCGGCAATACCTGTAGCAACAACTTCAAAGTTCTCTTTATTAAAAAGAGTTAATTTAATTGAACTACTTCCAGCATTAATAACTAAAATTTTTGACATGAACTAAACTCCTTCTGATTGTAAAACTGTAATTAAAACTGTGTTTAAAACATCTTCAACTGTACTTCCTCTTGAAAGGTCATTTACAGGTTTATTTGTTCCAACAACAACTGGTCCAATTGCTCCATATCCACCTAGACGTTGAACTAGTTTATATCCAATGTTTCCAGCACCTAAGTCAGGGAATACTAAAACATTTGCTCTTTCACTATATGCTTCTCTTGAATATTTTGCTTTTCTAATTTCTGAAACTAAAGCTGCATCAAGTTGAATTTCTCCAATAGCCTTAACACCTTGATAAACTTGGTTAAATAAATCAGTAGCATTTCTAACCATAACCGTTTCATCTGTCTTAGCTGAGCCATCGGTTGAAAAACTTAAAAAAGCTACTCTAGGATCAAATCCTATTTGTTTTGCAAATTCGGCTGCATTAAGACCAATTTCACTTAGTTGCTCTTGGTTAGGTTTTGGATTAACTGAGATATCGCTAAAAATTAAGGTATCTATGTCTTTGTGCATTATCATTACTGAACTAATTGTTTTAATACCAGGTTTAGGTCCAATAGTTTTAAATGCAGCTCTTAAAATATCAGCTGTTGAATAGTTTAATCCACCAACTACACCATCTACTTTACCTTGTGCTAAAAGCATCATTGCAAAAAACGGACGTGAACTTAACGCTTTTACTGCTTGTTCTTCTGTTTCTTTTCCTTTTCTTAAAACTACATAATCTTTTACCATTTGCTCAATCACACTTTTGTCGTTATTCATATTAACAAAATGTAAATTTTCAACTGGCTCATGATCTTTTTCTACTAATAAAGTTACTTCAATGTTTTTGTATTTTTGAGCTAGCTTTTTAGCTGCTTCAATACTTCTATTATCATCACCATCAATTAATACAATTTTCTTTGTTGTATTAATTGATTTAATTTTTTTATCTAATAAATCAATAAATTTCATATCACTCCTATTGTTATTCTTTTATATTCTACTATTTTTTATTTATTTTAAATAACATTGGTATTTTTCAACAATTTATGAAATGCTAAAAAATAAAAAAGAGTCAAATGACTCTCTTAATTTGTTGTCTCTTGGTTTACTCCGAATTCCATTTTTAATGTGTTTTCTTCAATTTGTCTGTTAATTTTACTAAGTAAAATAAATCCACCAACTAAATCCACAATACCTATAAAAAATCCAATTAAAAGTAAAATAAATGAAGTATTATCAATTTTTGATGCTTTAATACAAACTAAGATATGTATAATAAAAGCTGCTATTCCAAGCACAAAAAGAAAGAATCCAAGAACAAAAATCAACATTAATGAACTAAAAGCAGATATATCAGGTCTATCCGCAGCTAATTTTGATAAAGCTGCAATACTTGGAAAAACAAGAATTAAAAATAAAATGTAACTAAAAATTAAAATAAATTTTAGAACAAGCATTGTAACAGTTAAACTTTTTACTTTTTTAAGTTCATTATTATTTAAGCTACTACTTAAAATTTCCATATTTTTCTCCAATAATTATATTTTGTTACAACGGATATTATATTACATTTCAATAAAATTATGCTTTACTGAGTAAATCACTTATAGCCTTTGCTGCTATTGAACCATCACTTGCAGCTGTTACAATTTGACGGATTTTTTTATCAACAATATCTCCGGCTGCAAAAATGCCAGGAATTTTAGTTTGCATATGTTCATCAGTTTTAATAAATCCATTTTCTTCCACAATACCTAAATCTTTAATATATTCATTGCTTGCAACCATACCAATGTAAGGGAATAAAGATGAAACTTTAATTTCTTTTTCAACACCATTATCTAATATAATTGCACTTTCAAGTGAATTTTCTCCATTAATTTCTTTAATTGTAGAATTATATAAAATTTTAACATTAGGTTTTGCTTCTAAGTCTGTAATTAAGTGTTTTTCAGCAGTTAAATGATCAATATTTGTTATTAAGGTAACCTCAGAAGCTATGTTTGATAAATAGGCCGCTTCTTCAACTGCACTATTACCACCACCAAGAACTAGTGAAGGATTTTTGCCAAAAAGAGGTCCATCACAAATTGCGCAATAACTTACCCCACGATTTTCGAATTTTTCTATATTTTTGATAAATGTAGGTACTTTATTTTTCATTCCACTAGCAATTAATACAGTTTTAGATTTAATAATCTCACCACTAGCTAAAACAACTTCTTTATCTAAATCTGAAATATTATTTAACTTGACCACTTCACCATATTTATATACAGCACCGTATTTTTTTGCATGTTCAAAGAACTTTGTTCCTAATTCTCAACCTTCAATTAGTTCAGTTCCGATTCAATTTTCAACCTTAGAAGTTAATGATATTTTTCCACCAGGAGCACTTTTTTCAATAAAGATTACACTTAAGTTAGCTCTAGAAGCATATAAAGCGGCATTTAATCCTGCTGGACCAGCCCCAATAATTGCTAAATCATATATATTTTTATCCATATTTTCCTCCATAAAATAATTTAGTAAATTATACAATAAATTTACAAAAAATCACTTTTATATAAAAAAATAAGTAAAAAAGCCATTTTTTATTAACATAACTTTTCAAAATTAAACTTCTAAATTTTGAAGATTGAAAAAATGTTGCTTCATAAAATGAAACAAACACTTTATTTATTTTTTGTTAAAGTCTACAACTTTAGTAAACAATGGATAATCTTCTTTTTCAATGTGGTGTGAAATCATAATCACCGTTTTATCTAAATTAAATATTTTTTTCATTATATTATCACGATTATTTTTATCTAAATTACTTAAACTTTCATCTAAAATCATGATTTCTTTATCAACATAAAAACTATTTAGCAGATTAATCCTTTGTTGTTCACCAGTTGAATAATTATTATTTTCATCAACTTGATTGATAATAAAATTAGCATTAAATAATTCTTTTAACTCACTACTTCTACTTTGATTTTGTAATAAGTCAACATTTAAAGTATTTTGACTTTCAACACTGCAATAGTTAAATAAATTACTTAGTGAGTCATTTTTAGTTATTTTTGTACCATTAACTAAAATTTCTCCTTCATAATTGTCATATAAGTTTAACATAAGTTTAGCTAAAGTACTTTTTCCACACCCACTTTTTCCAAGTAAAAGTACTTTGTCACCTTTATTTATTGTCAAGTTAAAGTTTTCAAAAATCTTTTTATTATCAAAACTTAAGTTAATATTTTTTAATTCTATTTTCTCAAATTTGTCTACATTTAGTAAATTTGGAGTAGCAAATTTTGCCAAGAACTTTTGTATTTTGTTTCAAATACCCATTATTTGAAAGTATCCACTAAATACTTGAACTGTAAAACTTAATTTTGCTGAAAGAGTTCCAAAATGAACTATAGAAAGGATTAATAATTCAATTCCAATTTTTCCATTTTTAAATAAGAAGAATGCACCGATAAAGATACTAATTTGGATTATTAAGTCTAATAAATTAGCTATATAACTAACAATAGTTTTACCATTGAGATTTTTGTTATATGAAGAGTAAACAGGGGTGATTTTTTGAGTAAATTTATCCACAAAATATTGTTTTTTATTACTAAAGATAATTAAATTATAGATTGATAAAAAGCGATTAACTTTATTTAAAAGTTTATTTTTAATCTCTGACTCTTTTCTTGAAAACTGCCCGTAAAAACTGTAAATTAAGAAATCTTTAATAACTTTAACAACGGTTATACCTAAGAAGATTAACAATAACTGT
It encodes the following:
- a CDS encoding acetate/propionate family kinase yields the protein MSKILVINAGSSSIKLTLFNKENFEVVATGIAERITLPMGNITIKFNGKHEKELALPNHRVAAKHILEMLNELKIIKDVKEIEYIGYRIVQGGPYFDKASKLTEKEIQLIDQVSIYAPLHNPGAIQAIRAFNEVIPHAKASANFDTAFHTTINKVNSTYPIPREISEKYGIKKYGAHGISHRYITEKLQDILGKKSVNFVNLHIGNGASLCAVKDSKSFDTSMGLTPLAGIMMGTRSGDIDPSIHEFLMKEMNISISEFTNILNKQSGLLGVSGISSDMRDVRNAAENGDERALFALELYIQKIVDYTSIYFNKIGPKVDALVFTAGVGENSAKFREEVINKINFRHIKLDSSKNNGDINEFELISTPDSEIPVYVIRTNEELVIARDAVKLYE
- the yihA gene encoding ribosome biogenesis GTP-binding protein YihA/YsxC, coding for MFKFVKSSSNKSNWLVHSGIEICFWGRSNVGKSSLINSLTNITNLARVSKTPGRTQLLNYFTDENKVIVDLPGYGYAKMSTRDNQKMNLMIQEYLENSTNLKHIFLLLDSRRGITEIDAQVISYLKNLQKPISFIFTKLDKLNQSEKSKLLKLIKEIESEWFEFDYLLVSTLKKTNIDKLKEKIEQIFKGE
- a CDS encoding MAG1430 family protein, whose amino-acid sequence is MKTKFKNIILGTVLLSTVSASATLLSIKAIQQENILKNKNIVPIKTTGLTFNLADLKLSVKDEITKTKYASEFVNSYPRLFKNDVSTYYELNYKEYWENQFKLKDINDFVNKNYSLITKNLKNINELFFDYNVTFYSYANDFTGELFLKIVLIDKEDQKLYNENKLDQSKIKRFEHLYKVDGFKKLEKVENTNYYKFYPHSGSISKIRIKDYIKGYESVEKFKKAVSENEKSETLNSLLWDAVKYTNSTNIDYSAIKLQFNVNQDDPDLVALNVPVYSQVYEATEDNLSNINKKVNIGNNIQSEMFYLDFLYANEIYDLLTVVQKDGSHIYNLTVDELVAGYNKETMSYDNLKISLIPTTDESKNRENQEKLERLLSKFDIQFYPPVKNLQTNCLEIQYKLIPHRTLFNKENTMIEFDFTSKFITPSNTNDKKGFSLESFRKIQDSNTESNN
- a CDS encoding ATP-binding cassette domain-containing protein gives rise to the protein MKLKKYFFLNWKLNLFTILIVPIFSVINVVILWLTTTLLKDITSNSANDLNSLIIKIAIYASFSIISLVFLFVQQKFYLLIIYRGHYHLRQDVYRKIANSHPRDIKNANKEEILNTLETDCGMIGQMLIIPAALLNGFLEVVGIIVLYSFLSWQLLLIFLGITVVKVIKDFLIYSFYGQFSRKESEIKNKLLNKVNRFLSIYNLIIFSNKKQYFVDKFTQKITPVYSSYNKNLNGKTIVSYIANLLDLIIQISIFIGAFFLFKNGKIGIELLILSIVHFGTLSAKLSFTVQVFSGYFQIMGIWNKIQKFLAKFATPNLLNVDKFEKIELKNINLSFDNKKIFENFNLTINKGDKVLLLGKSGCGKSTLAKLMLNLYDNYEGEILVNGTKITKNDSLSNLFNYCSVESQNTLNVDLLQNQSRSSELKELFNANFIINQVDENNNYSTGEQQRINLLNSFYVDKEIMILDESLSNLDKNNRDNIMKKIFNLDKTVIMISHHIEKEDYPLFTKVVDFNKK
- a CDS encoding phosphate acetyltransferase, giving the protein MKFIDLLDKKIKSINTTKKIVLIDGDDNRSIEAAKKLAQKYKNIEVTLLVEKDHEPVENLHFVNMNNDKSVIEQMVKDYVVLRKGKETEEQAVKALSSRPFFAMMLLAQGKVDGVVGGLNYSTADILRAAFKTIGPKPGIKTISSVMIMHKDIDTLIFSDISVNPKPNQEQLSEIGLNAAEFAKQIGFDPRVAFLSFSTDGSAKTDETVMVRNATDLFNQVYQGVKAIGEIQLDAALVSEIRKAKYSREAYSERANVLVFPDLGAGNIGYKLVQRLGGYGAIGPVVVGTNKPVNDLSRGSTVEDVLNTVLITVLQSEGV
- a CDS encoding NAD(P)/FAD-dependent oxidoreductase, translating into MDKNIYDLAIIGAGPAGLNAALYASRANLSVIFIEKSAPGGKISLTSKVENWIGTELIEGWELGTKFFEHAKKYGAVYKYGEVVKLNNISDLDKEVVLASGEIIKSKTVLIASGMKNKVPTFIKNIEKFENRGVSYCAICDGPLFGKNPSLVLGGGNSAVEEAAYLSNIASEVTLITNIDHLTAEKHLITDLEAKPNVKILYNSTIKEINGENSLESAIILDNGVEKEIKVSSLFPYIGMVASNEYIKDLGIVEENGFIKTDEHMQTKIPGIFAAGDIVDKKIRQIVTAASDGSIAAKAISDLLSKA
- the coaD gene encoding pantetheine-phosphate adenylyltransferase, whose protein sequence is MNKKYAIYPGSFDPWHKGHMEILKKALKIFDAIFIIVSINPDKTNQSDILERYNDVKDKVKSLTNVKVLINKNGFIADIAKELNVNFIIRSARNNTDFNYELELAAGNKTLNNELETILIMPNYEDINYSSTLERHKEKLKNV